Proteins co-encoded in one Corylus avellana chromosome ca9, CavTom2PMs-1.0 genomic window:
- the LOC132191881 gene encoding uncharacterized protein LOC132191881, with amino-acid sequence MALHWSSFCYNGNVSSIKEVYSLLCPFVNSFATLGRLSAPSLKHYNLVLAKPSGRRRRIQFSPDHCRLSLPTGRSQFFQQASSLLSSRPCQVKSADSQDPLSGESFIMDEQALEQDLQIAIAEENYVEAAKIRDSLKNLHEDSTTSVLLANARFYDSFRTGDLAAMQTLWAKGDNVCVVHPGACGISGYDDVMESWEFVWADYEFPLEIQLKDVRVHVKGNIGYVTCREFVKTEGSKWGVQFATNVFERIDGQWFISIHHASPVDL; translated from the exons ATGGCGCTTCATTGGTCCAGCTTCTGCTACAAT GGAAATGTTTCCTCTATCAAGGAAGTCTATAGCTTGCTGTGTCCGTTTGTCAATAGTTTTGCAACACTTGGTCGTCTTTCGGCACCTTCCCTGAAGCATTACAATCTAGTTTTAGCCAAACCCTCTGGAAGAAGACGTAGGATCCAGTTCTCACCCGATCATTGTCGCCTTAGTTTGCCGACTGGAAGATCCC AATTCTTTCAACAAGCTTCCAGTTTGCTCTCATCAAGACCATGTCAAGTAAAAAGTGCGGACTCGCAGGATCCTTTAAGTGGTGAAAGCTTCATAATGGATGAGCAGGCATTAGAGCAGGACCTACAGATTGCCATTGCTGAGGAAAACTATGTTGAAGCAGCAAAAATTAGGGATAGCCTTAAAAATCTCCATGAGGATAGCACGACTTCTGTATTGCTAGCAAATGCTCGATTTTATGACTCGTTCAGGACTGGGGATTTAGCTGCTATGCAAACCCTTTGGGCTAAGGGTGATAATGTCTGTGTTGTGCACCCGGGTGCGTGTGGGATATCTGGTTATGATGACGTTATGGAAAGCTGGGAGTTTGTATGGGCAGACTATGAATTCCCACTAGAGATTCAGCTGAAAGATGTTAGGGTTCACGTCAAAGGGAACATAGGGTACGTTACGTGTAGGGAATTTGTTAAGACAGAAGGTAGCAAATGGGGGGTACAGTTTGCAACAAATGTATTTGAGAGGATTGATGGTCAATGGTTCATCTCTATTCACCATGCTTCACCTGTAGATTTGTGA